In Oscillatoria acuminata PCC 6304, a single window of DNA contains:
- a CDS encoding filamentous hemagglutinin N-terminal domain-containing protein translates to MKLDGITFQWLVIFSLLGSLSPVNPASAQPITPAADGTNTVVTPEGDRLDISGGSLSQDGANLFHSFQQFGLSQGQIANFLSNPEIRNILGRVVGGDASYINGLIHITGGNSNLFLMNPAGILFGANAQLNVMGDFTATTATGIGLGESWFNGVGDNNYAALVGTPSAFNFSVSQPGSIVNLGDLSLQPGQNLTLLGGNVLNSGTLSSSGGTITLAAVPGESLVRISQAGHLLSLEVRSPESTPTSLMPVSLPELLTGGGTTHANQVQVNPDGTVALTSSGPAVPIAGGTAIASGTLDVSGETGGTVQVLGENVGAIAAEINASGIQEGGTILLGGEYQGQGPIPNALYTFVSGDSTIKADAGTVGDGGRVILWADDTTRFYGNITARGGAEGGDGGFVEVSGKQDLIFRGIADLSATNGNLGTLLLDPENIIIVNGSDGADDYTFSEDGELWSSSSGDATISEEALENQTGNIYLTATNDITVENLTDNELSLKPKGGEVQLIADSDGDGTGSFSMHPSDTLSIQGGNLQISAAEISISNIELLTYEELLPCTYYCNYYDYNNYDGSNGYDSPQGYYQVHTPSNLDLYATGDILINTISTPDHNSGTVYIQSQQGMVEVGSILNSSSTFNLQGKTAVTTGEIHASSLSITSASGPVTVDGNITSRNGTTITAQSDIRTADIGSVNNRIFLTSNNGTITVGTLDTSSDWVPGKDIELRAAGNITTSALRTFSTANSTTYGSGGTISLTSTLGAIATREINTSSANQTAGNVTLRARNNIGTNNITTVGQTGGGSIVLNSSAGELNFGWLDSHSDGGRGGNINLFAAQGEIWTTVLRSYGYTQGGSIQITSNNGPTTLYENVYTHSVNGQGGNLTVTAEGDIISYYDIRTAGKTGSGDISLTSTSGAIDIIDTSSIQSYSETGTSGNVTLSALGNITTAEILSYGSIAGGDISITSNNGTINTTAGNIQAFSQEIGGNITLSALGEVKTGNIYAAAHESGGTVQITSQAGAIDTRAGEIRTNSKHGVGGSITLDASGDVLTSYIQASGQTGGGDVTLTSRTGAIDTSSNSIVATSEEGAGGDVTLTAEGDIETYDILAGAEGQGGNITLTSESGVIDASNAVLGSVSVSNNGGNVTLQADRNIYTNSIQTHTEGDATKRGGDIRITSTSGAIDTTGGGNLIVPEPQISLDASIAEIANTFSTEKANLNAYAANGTGGNITLSAPNGLTLGHLSSFGPANSGSVSVTSLLGDITTQVIFSVSENGTGGNITLNAPQGDITTSHLASYAAQQGGTINLTSGGRFNIGGATINSYATTGAAGDVTIALQESLTLGGDSNRSAIRSEGYTSGGKITVTSDTGAIAANGSLDSFSSEGTAGNVILSGNGDITPNGIRSEGAQQGGSITLESTTGTIDTRNGGLNSYSNAGTAGDVNLTASGDVSTSTIRSEGYTQGGKITITSDSGAIATDGPLNSFSQTGTAGTVNLSALQNNITASNIRSEGQQGGGSITIHTGGTLDLSAATLNSYSSTGTAGDVTLTAEQNINLGGDESNSAIRSEGYTQGGKITITSDSGAIATGGSLDSFSSQGTAGNVTLSADGDITPNGIRSEGTQQGGSITLESITGNLDTRNGGLNSYSSAGTAGDVNLTASGDVTTSTIRSEGYTQGGNIGINSNSGAIATTDSLNSFSETGTAGTVNLSANQNITTNGIRSEGSQQGGNITLESATGGVDASGGNLDSYSSDGNAGQITVTAEGDIQTGFIRSFTLDDSSTSLGGEIRLTSRSGAIDTTAGDLSGEAEIALDADVSSPEVANAFQHDQANINAYSANGTAGNITLNANNQITTRHISSYAGEGSGNVTLGNSIGDITTGVIFSSTRNGNGGAIAIQAPDGNININHIATYSTNGTGGEVNLSASGSVTLNNIASFGNLESGDVTITSDASTITTGAIQTLAPSGTSGNITLNTFSTSGNIQTAQLRSSGAEGAGDITVIAEDGSVLSGDIESTSENGDSGDITVEGSGDVETGDIQSEGGQNSGDITVNSSEGSATTGNVETIAHNGDSGNIAVNAEKDVLTGDIRSEASQNSGNIRCQ, encoded by the coding sequence ATGAAACTCGATGGAATCACGTTTCAGTGGTTAGTTATTTTCTCCCTCCTGGGCAGCTTATCTCCAGTAAACCCTGCTTCTGCACAACCCATCACACCGGCAGCCGATGGGACCAATACTGTAGTCACCCCAGAGGGCGATCGCCTAGATATCAGCGGCGGTTCCCTGAGTCAAGATGGGGCAAATCTGTTCCACAGTTTCCAGCAATTCGGGTTATCTCAGGGCCAAATTGCCAACTTTTTATCTAACCCAGAAATTCGCAACATCCTCGGACGAGTTGTCGGGGGCGATGCTTCTTATATTAATGGCTTAATTCACATTACTGGAGGCAACTCCAACCTATTTTTAATGAATCCCGCAGGCATCCTATTTGGTGCCAATGCCCAACTTAATGTTATGGGGGACTTTACCGCCACCACCGCCACCGGGATTGGATTGGGAGAGTCTTGGTTTAATGGAGTTGGGGATAACAATTATGCAGCACTGGTGGGAACTCCCAGTGCTTTTAATTTTTCTGTATCACAACCCGGTAGTATTGTCAATCTCGGTGACTTATCTTTACAACCGGGACAGAATTTAACCTTGTTAGGGGGTAACGTCCTCAACAGCGGCACCCTTTCTAGTTCCGGGGGCACAATTACCCTAGCGGCAGTCCCCGGAGAAAGTTTGGTCCGGATTTCTCAGGCGGGACATTTGCTCAGTTTAGAGGTGAGGAGTCCTGAAAGTACCCCCACCTCCCTGATGCCAGTTTCATTACCCGAACTTCTGACAGGGGGTGGGACGACTCACGCCAATCAGGTGCAGGTGAACCCCGATGGCACAGTCGCCCTGACAAGTTCGGGACCCGCAGTTCCGATCGCAGGGGGAACGGCGATCGCCTCTGGTACATTAGATGTATCCGGAGAAACTGGCGGGACCGTCCAAGTCTTAGGTGAAAACGTCGGGGCGATCGCGGCTGAGATTAACGCCTCGGGCATCCAAGAGGGAGGCACAATCCTCCTCGGCGGTGAATATCAAGGCCAAGGACCCATCCCCAACGCCTTATACACCTTCGTCAGTGGCGATTCTACCATTAAAGCCGATGCCGGAACCGTCGGAGATGGCGGACGGGTGATTTTATGGGCCGATGATACAACTCGCTTTTATGGTAATATAACAGCCCGAGGCGGTGCCGAGGGGGGTGATGGCGGATTTGTCGAAGTCTCTGGGAAACAAGACTTGATATTTCGAGGGATTGCGGATCTCAGTGCGACTAACGGCAACTTAGGCACTTTACTCCTAGACCCGGAAAATATTATTATCGTCAATGGCAGCGATGGTGCAGATGATTACACCTTTTCTGAGGATGGAGAATTATGGTCATCTTCAAGTGGGGATGCGACCATTTCTGAGGAAGCACTGGAAAACCAAACCGGCAATATTTATTTAACGGCTACGAATGACATTACCGTAGAGAATTTAACCGATAACGAACTCTCCCTCAAACCCAAAGGGGGCGAGGTCCAGTTGATCGCCGACTCCGATGGAGATGGGACTGGCTCATTTTCCATGCATCCTTCTGATACTTTGAGCATCCAAGGAGGAAATCTACAAATTAGTGCTGCCGAGATATCTATCAGCAACATTGAACTCTTAACCTATGAGGAACTATTACCCTGCACCTATTACTGTAATTATTATGACTACAATAACTATGATGGCAGTAATGGCTATGACTCGCCTCAAGGCTACTATCAGGTGCATACTCCCAGCAACTTAGATTTATATGCTACGGGTGATATCCTCATCAATACGATTTCCACCCCTGACCACAATTCCGGAACTGTGTACATTCAAAGTCAACAGGGGATGGTGGAGGTCGGTTCAATCTTAAACAGTAGCTCAACTTTCAATCTTCAAGGGAAAACCGCGGTGACGACGGGTGAGATTCATGCTAGTTCTCTCTCGATCACTAGTGCATCCGGTCCTGTTACCGTCGATGGCAATATCACGAGCAGGAATGGTACCACCATTACAGCTCAGTCTGATATCAGAACCGCTGACATTGGTTCGGTTAATAATCGGATATTCCTGACTAGCAATAACGGGACGATCACCGTGGGTACGCTGGATACCTCTTCCGACTGGGTACCTGGAAAAGACATCGAACTGAGGGCTGCGGGTAACATTACAACCTCGGCGCTCCGCACCTTCTCTACTGCCAACTCAACAACCTATGGCAGTGGCGGAACGATCAGTCTGACTAGCACATTGGGGGCGATCGCAACCAGAGAGATTAACACTTCAAGTGCGAACCAAACCGCCGGAAATGTTACCCTCCGGGCCAGAAACAACATTGGGACGAATAACATCACGACGGTCGGTCAAACAGGGGGAGGCTCGATTGTACTGAACAGTTCGGCAGGTGAACTCAATTTCGGCTGGCTAGATTCCCATAGTGATGGGGGTCGGGGAGGAAATATCAACCTCTTTGCCGCCCAAGGAGAAATCTGGACGACGGTTCTGCGGTCTTACGGTTATACTCAGGGTGGGTCAATTCAGATCACTAGCAATAATGGACCGACCACACTGTATGAAAACGTTTATACCCATAGTGTCAATGGTCAAGGGGGAAACCTTACCGTTACTGCCGAGGGAGATATTATCAGTTATTATGACATTCGGACGGCTGGAAAGACGGGTAGTGGGGACATCAGCCTTACGAGTACCTCCGGCGCGATCGATATTATAGATACTAGCTCAATCCAATCCTATAGTGAAACTGGCACATCAGGAAATGTTACCCTATCTGCTTTAGGCAATATTACCACGGCTGAAATCCTGTCTTATGGTTCTATCGCCGGTGGGGATATCAGTATTACCAGCAATAATGGTACAATTAATACCACCGCCGGGAATATCCAAGCCTTCAGCCAGGAAATTGGAGGTAATATTACCCTGTCTGCTTTAGGCGAAGTCAAAACCGGGAATATCTATGCGGCGGCCCATGAGAGTGGTGGCACGGTGCAAATCACCAGTCAAGCTGGGGCGATCGATACCCGTGCCGGAGAAATTCGGACGAATAGTAAACATGGAGTAGGCGGGAGCATTACCCTGGATGCCTCGGGGGATGTGCTCACCTCTTATATCCAAGCTTCGGGACAGACGGGGGGCGGTGATGTGACCCTAACCAGTCGCACCGGGGCGATCGATACATCAAGCAATTCGATTGTCGCGACGAGCGAAGAGGGTGCGGGGGGAGATGTTACCCTAACGGCTGAAGGGGATATCGAAACTTATGATATTTTAGCCGGGGCCGAGGGTCAAGGGGGCAATATCACCCTAACCAGTGAATCTGGGGTGATTGATGCCAGCAACGCTGTACTAGGCTCAGTGTCAGTGAGTAACAATGGGGGAAATGTTACCCTACAAGCCGATCGCAACATTTATACCAACTCTATCCAAACCCATACCGAAGGGGATGCGACAAAGCGCGGGGGAGACATCCGCATCACCAGTACCAGTGGTGCAATCGATACTACCGGCGGTGGAAATTTAATTGTTCCTGAACCGCAAATCTCACTCGATGCCTCAATTGCCGAGATTGCCAATACATTTTCGACGGAAAAAGCTAATCTTAACGCTTATGCTGCCAATGGGACAGGAGGAAACATCACCCTGTCTGCTCCCAATGGATTAACCCTCGGACACCTGAGTTCCTTTGGTCCAGCCAATAGTGGGAGCGTCAGTGTGACGAGTTTGTTGGGAGATATCACAACCCAGGTGATTTTTTCCGTATCCGAGAATGGCACAGGTGGCAATATCACTTTAAATGCACCCCAGGGAGATATTACCACGAGTCACCTCGCCTCCTATGCCGCCCAACAAGGGGGGACAATCAACCTTACCAGTGGGGGGCGGTTTAATATTGGAGGAGCAACGATTAACTCCTATGCCACCACAGGTGCAGCAGGAGATGTGACGATCGCCCTTCAAGAGAGCCTCACCCTGGGAGGAGATAGCAACCGGAGTGCCATTCGCTCTGAAGGCTATACTAGCGGTGGAAAGATTACCGTGACGAGCGATACCGGGGCGATCGCCGCCAACGGTTCCCTAGATTCCTTCTCCTCTGAGGGTACTGCCGGAAATGTCATCTTGTCAGGCAATGGCGATATTACCCCCAATGGCATTCGGTCCGAAGGAGCACAACAGGGGGGAAGTATTACCCTAGAAAGTACCACCGGAACTATTGATACCCGCAATGGGGGATTAAATTCATACTCCAATGCCGGAACCGCTGGGGATGTGAATCTCACGGCATCTGGAGATGTCTCCACCTCAACCATTCGCTCCGAAGGTTATACTCAAGGCGGAAAGATTACCATTACCAGTGATTCAGGGGCGATCGCCACCGACGGTCCCCTCAACTCCTTCTCCCAAACGGGGACCGCCGGGACCGTTAACCTGTCTGCCTTACAAAACAATATTACCGCATCAAATATTCGGTCCGAAGGACAGCAGGGCGGTGGTAGCATTACGATTCACACCGGGGGGACTCTTGATTTAAGTGCAGCGACCCTCAACTCCTATTCCTCCACGGGAACCGCCGGGGATGTCACCCTCACCGCTGAACAGAATATCAACTTAGGTGGGGATGAGAGTAATAGTGCGATTCGGTCCGAAGGTTATACTCAAGGCGGAAAGATTACCATTACCAGTGATTCAGGAGCGATCGCCACCGGGGGTTCCCTAGATTCCTTCTCCTCCCAAGGAACAGCGGGAAATGTCACCCTGTCTGCTGATGGTGATATTACGCCCAACGGAATTCGGTCCGAAGGAACACAACAGGGGGGGAGTATTACCCTCGAAAGTATCACCGGGAACCTTGATACCCGCAATGGCGGATTAAATTCCTACTCCAGTGCCGGAACAGCCGGAGATGTGAATCTGACTGCATCTGGAGATGTCACCACCTCAACCATTCGGTCCGAAGGATATACCCAAGGGGGAAATATAGGGATTAACAGTAACTCGGGAGCGATCGCCACCACCGATTCCCTCAACTCCTTCTCAGAAACGGGCACCGCTGGAACTGTCAATCTGAGCGCCAATCAGAATATTACCACCAATGGGATTCGGTCCGAAGGGTCACAACAGGGGGGGAATATTACCCTAGAAAGTGCCACGGGCGGAGTCGATGCCAGTGGGGGTAACCTGGATTCCTATTCCAGCGATGGTAATGCCGGACAAATTACCGTAACCGCAGAAGGGGACATCCAAACCGGATTTATTCGCAGCTTTACCTTAGATGATTCCAGTACCTCACTCGGTGGAGAAATTCGCCTCACAAGTCGCAGCGGGGCGATTGATACTACCGCTGGAGACTTATCTGGGGAAGCAGAAATTGCTTTGGATGCCGATGTTTCTTCCCCGGAAGTCGCCAATGCCTTCCAACATGACCAAGCCAATATAAACGCCTATTCCGCCAATGGCACAGCCGGCAATATTACCCTCAATGCCAACAACCAAATTACCACCCGTCATATCAGTTCTTATGCCGGAGAAGGCAGCGGGAATGTTACTCTGGGGAATAGCATCGGCGATATCACAACCGGCGTGATTTTTTCCAGTACCCGCAACGGTAACGGAGGTGCGATCGCCATCCAAGCCCCCGATGGTAACATTAACATCAATCACATTGCCACCTATTCCACCAACGGCACCGGAGGAGAAGTCAATCTATCCGCCAGTGGTAGCGTCACCTTGAATAACATTGCCTCCTTTGGCAACTTAGAAAGTGGCGACGTCACCATCACCAGTGACGCCAGTACCATTACCACCGGCGCAATTCAAACCCTCGCCCCTTCTGGAACATCTGGAAATATCACCTTAAATACCTTTAGTACCTCCGGAAACATTCAAACCGCCCAACTGCGATCGTCTGGGGCAGAAGGTGCCGGGGATATTACCGTAATTGCAGAAGATGGTTCCGTACTCAGTGGCGATATTGAATCCACATCCGAAAACGGAGATTCCGGGGATATCACGGTTGAAGGGTCAGGAGACGTGGAAACCGGAGATATTCAGTCTGAAGGGGGTCAAAATAGTGGGGATATTACCGTCAACAGCAGCGAAGGGTCTGCCACCACCGGCAATGTAGAAACCATTGCTCACAATGGGGATTCTGGCAATATTGCCGTCAATGCTGAAAAAGATGTACTCACCGGAGACATTCGGTCCGAAGCCAGTCAAAATAGTGGCAACATTCGATGTCAATAG
- the ltrA gene encoding group II intron reverse transcriptase/maturase: protein MTVAMNKVNTSLKTTETWNAIPWAKVQRKVFKLQKRIFQAAKSGQDAKARRLQKLLTSSYYARLLAVRKVTQDNQGKRTAGIDGVKSLKPEQRLELVKDLGEQFLAKALRRVWIPKPGRNEKRPLGIPTIRDRAEQALVKQALEPEWEARFEGTSYGFRPGRSAHDAIGRIYASINKGSYYVLDADITKCFDKINHEYLLSKLDCCSQHRRQIKQWLKAGVVDNGVFEETPSGTPQGGVISPLLANIALDGMARLIEELYPLIQGQKVKATLIRYADDFVVISPEIEIINQCKIALENWLKPVGLELKPEKTKICHTLREIEVNGEKVTPGFDFLGFTIRQYPVGKYKSGKTGGANSRLIGHKTHIKPSAKAIKAHSEALKGVIKNHKTAPQAALISRLNPIIRGWSNYYSGVVSAETFSQMDYNIWQQLRAWTVSRCGQANLEKLRKYFHKVTVKIGNGKERNEKWLFQAKDGLSLWKHSYTQITRHTLVKPEASPYDGNWSYWATRRGTSLEVPMRVAKLLKKHSGRCSRCGQYFAMEDLMEVDHIQPLSMGGKDEYRNLQLLHRHCHDKKTAEDMQNVKSYQ, encoded by the coding sequence GTTCAAAGGAAAGTATTTAAGTTGCAAAAACGTATTTTCCAAGCGGCTAAATCGGGACAGGATGCCAAAGCCAGAAGGTTGCAAAAACTTCTAACCTCGTCATATTACGCGAGGCTCTTAGCGGTTAGGAAAGTGACCCAAGACAACCAAGGCAAGAGGACGGCAGGGATAGATGGGGTAAAATCCTTAAAACCCGAACAACGCCTCGAACTTGTTAAGGACCTTGGTGAACAATTCTTAGCCAAAGCACTCAGAAGGGTTTGGATTCCCAAACCAGGACGTAATGAAAAGCGCCCATTGGGTATCCCAACTATTAGAGATAGAGCCGAGCAAGCCTTGGTTAAACAAGCCTTAGAACCCGAATGGGAAGCTAGGTTTGAAGGGACGAGCTATGGTTTCCGACCAGGACGCTCTGCCCACGACGCAATAGGTCGCATCTACGCATCTATAAATAAGGGCAGTTATTATGTCCTAGATGCAGATATAACCAAATGCTTCGACAAGATTAACCATGAATACCTACTGTCCAAATTAGATTGTTGTTCACAACACCGTCGCCAAATCAAACAATGGTTAAAGGCAGGGGTAGTGGATAATGGCGTATTTGAGGAGACCCCAAGCGGGACACCCCAAGGAGGAGTGATAAGTCCGCTCCTGGCCAACATTGCATTGGATGGAATGGCCAGGTTAATCGAAGAACTGTATCCTTTAATTCAAGGTCAGAAAGTCAAGGCCACCTTAATCAGATATGCCGATGATTTCGTAGTAATCTCACCAGAGATTGAAATCATCAATCAATGCAAGATAGCTTTGGAAAACTGGCTAAAGCCCGTAGGACTTGAGCTTAAACCTGAAAAGACCAAAATATGCCACACACTTAGAGAAATCGAAGTAAATGGAGAAAAGGTCACCCCAGGATTTGATTTCCTCGGATTTACCATTAGGCAATATCCAGTAGGTAAATACAAGTCCGGGAAAACAGGAGGCGCAAACAGCAGACTAATCGGGCATAAAACCCATATCAAGCCAAGCGCCAAAGCAATCAAAGCCCACAGTGAAGCATTAAAGGGTGTCATCAAAAATCATAAAACTGCACCCCAAGCGGCCCTAATAAGTAGACTAAACCCAATCATTAGAGGTTGGAGTAATTACTACTCAGGGGTAGTTTCAGCGGAAACCTTCAGCCAAATGGACTATAACATTTGGCAACAATTGAGGGCATGGACAGTATCAAGATGCGGTCAGGCAAACCTTGAAAAGCTGAGAAAATATTTCCATAAGGTCACGGTTAAAATCGGAAACGGAAAGGAAAGAAATGAGAAGTGGCTGTTTCAAGCAAAAGACGGATTAAGTCTCTGGAAACACTCCTATACTCAAATTACAAGGCATACATTGGTCAAGCCAGAAGCATCCCCGTATGACGGAAATTGGAGTTATTGGGCAACTAGAAGAGGAACCTCATTAGAAGTTCCAATGCGAGTAGCAAAATTGCTTAAAAAGCACTCAGGCCGATGTTCACGTTGCGGACAATATTTCGCAATGGAAGACTTGATGGAGGTTGACCACATCCAGCCGCTCTCAATGGGAGGTAAAGATGAATACCGAAATCTACAGTTATTGCATCGGCACTGTCACGATAAAAAGACGGCTGAAGATATGCAGAACGTCAAGTCGTACCAATGA
- a CDS encoding CHAT domain-containing protein, translating to MATFDVNSNSGRVTTGNIETIAHNGNSGNISVTAEKDILTGDIRSIGGNNSGNIQVESRWGTITTGDIESIAGTGTAGDISLYADGEINTGNVTSTGALGGGNIDLNSKTGEVNTGTVLTNGEQLDISEGSAIAPTEEPDAFVVPWIEQSNLLPQTLETQQAGNPNATQELNPVLTVDPGINIAQQNLEMQQVLSRTGDSLAITSMVNSDRIGLQGLQNNSTLNSMMQAIGISDLKSVTDSISDRTSTTQQILQALNAFHSSPLGISSGDAVAALEQSRDDEYSEYFGTNFSQRLMNSASLKDALVKITAETGYQFAVIYITALPSQLELILFTADGQPIRKTIPEAPREQLLEVVNQFRGELTNPRRFNSQSYLKSSQQLYNWLIAPIAADLEAAGINTLMFSMDAGLRSLPIAALHDGEQFLVEKYSLSQIPSVSLIDTTYRALQDTRVLAMGASTFTELSPLPAVPVELTTIASRLWQGEAFINEQFTRENLLQQRQSYPYPIIHLATHGEFKSGSPSESYIQLWDDQLQLDRIREMGWNSPVVELLVLSACRTALGDERAELGFAGLAVQAGVKSALASLWYVSDEGTLALMTEFYTHLTDAKIKAEALREAQIAMIRGEVRIEGGQLLGTGNLEGITLPSGLQNQRLSFAHPYFWSSFTLIGSPW from the coding sequence GTGGCAACATTCGATGTCAATAGCAATTCCGGAAGGGTCACCACCGGCAATATTGAAACCATTGCCCACAATGGTAACTCCGGTAATATTTCCGTAACGGCTGAAAAAGATATACTTACCGGAGACATTCGGTCCATCGGCGGAAACAATAGTGGTAATATTCAAGTCGAAAGTCGGTGGGGTACGATTACTACCGGCGATATTGAAAGTATAGCGGGAACCGGAACTGCCGGAGATATTAGCCTCTATGCTGACGGAGAGATTAACACCGGAAATGTGACCTCAACTGGAGCCTTGGGGGGTGGAAATATCGATCTCAACAGCAAGACTGGAGAGGTGAATACCGGAACCGTCTTGACGAATGGCGAACAACTGGATATTTCTGAAGGGAGTGCGATCGCCCCCACCGAAGAACCGGATGCGTTCGTAGTACCCTGGATTGAGCAGAGTAACTTGCTGCCACAGACGTTAGAAACCCAGCAAGCGGGGAATCCTAACGCAACCCAAGAACTGAATCCTGTCCTGACTGTAGATCCAGGGATTAACATAGCCCAACAAAACCTTGAAATGCAGCAAGTCTTATCAAGGACCGGAGACAGCCTTGCTATAACAAGTATGGTTAACAGCGATCGCATTGGACTGCAAGGGTTGCAAAATAATAGTACCCTCAACAGTATGATGCAGGCGATCGGGATCAGCGACCTCAAAAGTGTAACCGATAGCATCAGCGATCGCACCTCTACCACCCAACAAATTCTGCAAGCCCTCAACGCCTTTCATAGCAGTCCCCTAGGCATCTCCTCTGGGGATGCCGTCGCCGCCCTCGAACAAAGCCGGGATGACGAATATAGCGAATATTTCGGCACTAATTTCTCCCAAAGATTAATGAACAGTGCCTCCTTGAAGGATGCCTTAGTCAAAATTACCGCAGAAACCGGGTACCAGTTCGCCGTCATTTATATCACCGCCTTACCCAGTCAACTGGAACTGATCCTGTTTACCGCAGATGGACAACCGATACGCAAAACCATTCCGGAAGCTCCCCGAGAACAACTCCTAGAAGTCGTCAACCAATTTCGCGGTGAACTCACCAATCCCCGACGTTTCAATTCCCAGAGTTATCTCAAATCCTCCCAACAATTATATAACTGGCTGATTGCCCCGATCGCCGCAGACTTAGAAGCGGCAGGGATTAATACCCTCATGTTCAGCATGGATGCCGGATTGCGTTCGTTACCCATCGCTGCCTTACATGATGGAGAACAGTTTCTCGTCGAAAAATATAGCTTGAGTCAGATTCCCTCCGTCAGCTTGATTGATACCACCTATCGTGCCTTACAGGATACAAGGGTTTTAGCAATGGGCGCATCCACCTTTACCGAACTGTCCCCCTTACCAGCAGTTCCCGTAGAACTCACCACCATTGCCAGTCGCTTATGGCAAGGCGAAGCCTTTATCAACGAACAGTTTACCCGAGAGAATTTACTCCAACAACGGCAAAGCTATCCCTATCCCATCATTCACCTAGCTACTCACGGCGAATTTAAGTCCGGCAGTCCCAGTGAATCCTATATTCAATTATGGGATGACCAACTGCAACTCGATCGGATTCGGGAAATGGGTTGGAACAGTCCCGTCGTAGAGTTATTAGTCCTTTCTGCCTGTCGCACTGCATTAGGGGACGAACGCGCCGAATTAGGCTTTGCTGGGTTAGCCGTCCAAGCCGGAGTCAAATCCGCCTTAGCCTCCCTCTGGTACGTCAGCGATGAAGGAACTCTAGCACTGATGACCGAGTTTTATACCCACCTCACCGATGCCAAAATTAAAGCGGAAGCCTTACGAGAAGCCCAAATTGCCATGATTCGCGGAGAAGTCCGGATCGAAGGGGGACAGTTACTCGGAACCGGCAATCTGGAAGGCATCACCCTCCCTTCGGGTTTGCAAAATCAACGTCTCTCCTTTGCTCATCCTTATTTTTGGTCCAGTTTCACCTTAATTGGCAGTCCCTGGTAG